Below is a window of Spodoptera frugiperda isolate SF20-4 chromosome 13, AGI-APGP_CSIRO_Sfru_2.0, whole genome shotgun sequence DNA.
CTGTAGTCCACGCCGTCCGTGAACGTACTCACGACCGCGGCCGCCAGCGCAGGCGACACCACGTGCGCGTGCAGCACGCAGGCCGCCTGGGCGCGGCTGGGCCGCACGCGGGGCCAGGCGAGGGCCCCGGCGCGGGGCCAGGCCTGGCTGCGGCCCGCGCAGTAGTGCACGTAGCCAAGTAACAGCCACGCCGAGTACTCGGCGCGCAGCCCGCCTGCACACACATTGCTCCGTCACTGTCTCGTTACATATACGCTGCGATACACGAAACAGACGTGGCGAATTCAAAGAGTCAAACATATTATACGTACAATACCCATAGACCAGGCAAAGTAGACAAAATTACGTCGCAACCTAGACTTATTTCGCAATCGCACAGCTGAAAATTAGCACAGATGTtacatcattataaacaaaatgtcaaaaattttcatcaatcccatttttttaagttttaatacatAGATGTACCCTACACttattaaaaaagcaaaattagaaattaggcctatgtttaaaaaaattacgtctATAAACCAAAATGTAACTTACTGAAACCGATACTTCCTGTATACATTGTaataggttttaatataatttgaccAGTGCTTGGGGCAcccatttttgttttgtaattatgtttgtaacgTCTGTACCAATTATTAGCTCTATGCAAATGATGTCTAGATCTAATGTCAATATTGACCGGGCtatcattaaattaacaaaagttTTAGATTTGTATCTACATTAGTAAACAATATggaaaaaagatattttaaataaatggaaaacTTGAGTAAAAGCAGGTAGTTATTTCAGTTGTTGTACTACCTATCAGCAGCATCAACCTGAGTTTTGGCATTGTAGCATGTTACAGCAGCAACATGTTGCTAGACAGCCGAGTCTAAGTATGTGGAGCTGGTCGGGGCATCACAACGTTATTGTACGGTGACAGACCAGTCACTGCCACTCAGAGAACTGCATTGTGCACTAAGCTGTGGGCTAATGCTACatttgatgttatttattatgctgCAATGATGCATTCTTATAGCAAATAAGACTCAAGATGCAACTAGGTACAAGAGGtagtaataatatgtatattgaaatGATTCCACCATGTCACTGTTATAGACTTTAttataatgtgaaagtttaatttcgtaaataaaacttataccaTGCTATGTATGAACATGTGCCCACTGTGCAACCCACATTAGGTGGAAGGTACGCTAGCTGCTTGCAAATTGGTAACACTCGGTCCTCTAACTTAACATAGCCGGCATTAGTGGACTATAATGCGGGGAGCACAGCAGAGCCGCGCGCTTGTCGACTCCACCGCGGCGTGCAAGGGGACAAGTGCGCGGCGACTGCTCGGACGGCCCTaccaaattataaaatgtttcaattacATGGCGGAGTGCAATGCGGTGTATGATCTACTGAGTGAGCATGCAGTAGTTGCCTCCGGGCGCGCCCAGGCGCGGCGCCAGCACGGCCAGCGTCACGGCCGCCAGCACGCCGCCCGCCAGCcagcgccgccgcgccgcgcgccacgCCCGCGCCCCCACCGACCGCCGCCACCCGCTCATTGCAGCAGCTGCTGGACCTGCTGGGACGACTCAACTACTCTCGGCGCCACATTGAGACATCTTCATGAAAGCCCTgatgtttataaacttgaatTCCGAATATTGTTTACTTGTACTGTTATTATTcgttgataatatttattatgttgacCGCACATTCACTACTTCATCCTGTTTTAAATTACGCGCATAAACTTATCTGCAATATACTGCATTGCCGCACTTACGTCATTGCGCGTGaatattttgtgttgtgttgtggtTCACTAACGTCATACGTCGGTATTGTCAAAGTTAATGTCATTGTCATAGCATTGACGTTTTGACATATCTTGAAGAcagagattaaaaaataatggataTGAAATGATTATGTTCAGGtgtaacacaaaattaaattattttacatgaTGTCCCATAGCTTGATAGATGCCAGTATCCGTATACGTTTCGTTCGATTCCACTTTGCTACCAGCAAAAGTATGCAAaaatttacgtaatattaaaataaacatataatagaactactttatttattgtatttattcatttacgtCAGGCATTGAAGGCCCATATtaatacactcggcgtcacaaaaatcgcacctcttggaaaattgtaagtttaaaacatgtcccgccagtaacgaatacattacaccttattaatattggtatcaattgaaagtacgtttaacgacctttaaattaacaacagttagaattcctaaacataACAGATAtcatcagcacgtaacgttaaaaaaatgttgttaaaatattcagaatgggataacattcctcaagagactgttgtcacattaattcgtccatgagagaaagcatggaagcagtcatcagggctagggagggtaacactaggttttaaggacttatttgctgataaaataaaatgtaactttttaatcatttgcatttgcttgctttttttattccctggtaaacaaaaaccaaatccattgatttattcttaaacttaaatgaattgcctttccaatgataccttacagtcatatgtctgccattgattaatagggttaaaatgactatgaagggaacttttaaagaggtgcgatttttgtgacgccgagtgtataataatactatactaaaacatgtaaaatactataaatacataattatgcacTTAATTATTGAGGCCACACAATGCGACTGTGCGTGACTGCTCGGTGTCACATAGCCTGCCTTGAAAACGTCGTACATATACCGTACACCCTTCGGCCAAAATTCTGCCTTGAGGACTTATCCAGATGTTGAGTTGGAACTCGAACCACAAAGGACTTAAAATTGGTATTTTCACGCGGTTCCAACCTTACGACCCTCAAGGTCCAGTTGGTCTTCACCTTCACATACTCCACGATGCCCTCAACGGTCGTGGAGTGGTGTAGTCGGAACACATACAGCCACGTCGTAGGCACAGCTGGACGCAGCAGCATGTATGGTTCGGTCCATCCAGTACCGCACTGTAGCTTCTTCGCCACAAATGTCGAAACGTCGTCAGAGTCGGTCGCTTTCATAAAGGTGATGATGTCTTGGACGCTCTTATCCGTATCATCTCTCCTCCGCGATGGCATTTGGTCCAGCTTCCCAGTCGACTGGAAGAATCTGGCCTTTGCTGATCTCGTCTTCTTTGAAGCTCGACTTAGAAATCTGCATGATGTTGATCTCGTAAATGGTGTCGATAGCATTTTGTATGAATGCCAATAGCTCATTTGCGAAAAGTTGTTGTGCCAGTTGTGCCAGTAAACCAGGTTAGGCTGGTTAGGGCAGCTCCTACTTTTCTTAAAATTCCTTTTTATGCGATACGTGCGTGCGGTAGGCCTTGCAAATCTTCTGTGATGATGGATCGGTCTTTCAGGTATGAGGCGACGAGGGCGTATAGGTTCCTTGGGCAGTTTTTAGCTACCATCTGTCTTTTTAAAGCaggccaccacgcgttatcgAAGGCCCCCTCTATGTCCAATGATATCAAGAGCACAATTTTCTTGGCCTTGATTTCGGCACGTATGTGCCCCATTAAGGCATAGAGGGCGTCCTCGGTACCGCGCTGCGGCATGAAGCCATACTGGTTTTTGTTGAGTGTTGGTAGGAAGTGCCATTGGAGTCTACCAACCAGGAGTTTCTCGACTATCTTGCCGAGAACCGAGAGCAGACCGATTGGTCTGTACGATTTTGGGTTGGTGTAATCGTCTTTTCCTGGCTTGCGGAGTATGCACACATGAGCGACCTTCCACTGCTTGGGGAAGTGGGATAGCGACAAGCACTTGTTGGCCATCGCTAGAAACAGTTCCCTGTCGCCGTTTATTGCCGCCATGCAAATGTCCGCCGTCAGTCCGTCGGGACCGGGAGCTTTCTTCGGATTTTGGTTCTGGAGAACCAATTCCAACTCCGCGGTTGTGAAGGGTGGATCGTCAGCAGACAGTCCCAGAGGATACTTCTCCTCCACAAGCTTTCTCAGGGTAGTGTGGTATGGTTGTTTGCCATCCGATGAGTCATCAGGGTAGAAGGTTTTCGCCAGGAGGTGTACAGAAGTCCGACCACTTCGCCTTCCTGGTGTTATATTATATGCGCGTCGAAAGCGGCCTTAGTGGTTCCAAGGCTTTCTCGAGACGCATCGAGAAGGTGATCGCATTGTGGTCCGATGTTGTTAAACTTCTTTGCactgccaccacaggtgggctccgccgaggggtgctggtagtaaaggttcagccggtcttcCAGACACCCTCAATGGCAACGCAtttgtgctcctgggtttttttagtgggtatgccggcttctaccggagagtcccacatatccctcccgtcccccgacgggaggacgatacaaagtatttttcccagggtcaaaaaaaaaaaaaaaggttaggttaggttaggttaggttaggttaggttaggttaggttgcccgcgggggcttcacgacggcggccaaccttGCGTCggcgggcggctccctggttgccaacaggattcaccgcctggggctgacggtggcgctgcacaaaaccgaggccgtgttcttccacggcccgaggcagcgcccccctcccgacgcccacatctatgtggacggcaccagggtcgccgtagagggccagataaaatatctgggcctcattctagatagcaggtggcgtttcggcccgcactttgccgagctgtccaagcgccttctaagaacagcgaatgccctctcgtggcttatgccaaatctgggggggcccagcgcgcgatgccggcgtttgtacgccggcattctcaggagcatggccctttatggggctccgatttgggcggactccctacacagaagggagaatgccaccgcccttcgtgtgcctcaaagggctatcgctcagcgggtggcgcgggcctaccgcacagtgggcttcgcggcggcatgcgcactggcgggcacacctccgtgggagctggaggcgtgggtgctcgccagagtctatgattggacggcagagcggagggcgcgcggagagcacccggctcatgaggtgagggaggccgtgcggcaggaggccaaggaggccatcgtcgtccactgggcggacgaccttgccgctgctgcctttggcagacgaacgctggacgccatcgggccagtcctccaggcttggctcgagcggccgtttggtttcctctccttccgcctggtgcaggtgatgacaggccatggctgctttggctcatacctgcaccgcatcgggcgggaggagagcccgtcgtgccaccactgtggcgcaacagcggacacggtgcggcatactctggaggagtgcccatcgtggtccgagccgcggcagaatttggttgcggcggtcggagcagacctctcgctcccttccattgttcgcgctatgctggggagtgaggaggcatgggcggcggtcgcctctttctgcgagtgcgtaatatcgcagaaggaggtggcggagcgtgagcgagaggaagacgctctcgctccagcgctccgacgaagaagagtcggcaggagaagacgataatacaaccgtcttctccctcccggggtgagtagcgggtgctaggcgcgcctacacctgcattgcactactcacctctcgcgggacgggagcggttggcacacgaccgttcccgatgcccctttcccatgctggggaggggcttgtaatggcctgccaccacaggtgggctccgccgagggggttctggtagtaaaggttcagccggtctcccagaccccctaactggcgatgcgggtgtgctcctgggttttttagtgggtatgccggcttcgaccggagagtcccacatatcccttccgtcccccgacgggaggacgatacataaagtatttttcccagggtcaaaaaaaaaaaaaaaaaaaaaaaaaaaaaaggttaggttaggttaggttaggttaggttggggatccccccacagtgctgacttccacgtagtgatccccgggcaacgccgtgtctgaccaccgtaacggagtggcagaccggcggctaacgagcgctgtgcattcgtacactttccttcattgcggttgagtacgaacaagacttttcttcgatgccatcgaagccttcgcgggacgcctccgggcgcttccaatcaaaacgcccttctcagggcgaacccaacggcccttctcagggccaacccaacggcccttttcagggccaacctgacgacatCTCTGTGTCGGaaactagccgcgcaccatctgcggctagtttgttttgtcgggcggacgactcgtcggactgcgagtccgtgaccgaggcggtcgccagtaccagtcggtacctaaagcgggcctacctgaggcaagaatctgacgattcttcggaatcaGTTCTTGGTAGGAAaaaaaggtgaaggcgaaatcaagttcccacgatgtgggacttgatgaggctcaacgccagctgagggcgtctctggcgcaagcaaagcgggtggaggttcaaaaggacctagaagaaaaggtcgccgccaaggagcgcgcaaccggtgctgcacggtccagggccggctacggggcctccaacgtcctgtacgcagaccactcagtggccgagctagcgcaaatggcgctggaggacaaggaggagattttggaggtggcctccaagtcctccaacctcaagggaacctttcaaaaggcccttaaatgccgtgcagccagcttgcacggcattattgcggaactggtgcagcgcacggccacggacgagtcgcggcagctgcaggcgcgggtggatcgcctgcaggctgaggtaagccagctgcataaaaagctggctgaagccacggctcctgcccccaaaacctcagcagcaacaggctcctcctccgaccttgaggacatcatccgcaaggtcactcaggaggagagagccttcaccagagcctgccttgcaggtatagaggatcggctgttgccggaaaagcgcatccgtcctccactcgcggcggacagagcgccagtcgcgatgccggcaccggcaacggtcccatccaccagcgggcaaccccaggccccaaagccctctaagggcaaagggaagggaaaaagtcccaggcggcagctccacttgcgcccagcacatgtgcagatgcacaagtcgagcttggaaccgtccaagcagctcctctGAGCCAGCCggacgacgcgggggaaccttccgccacccctcccaccgagacgtggacgg
It encodes the following:
- the LOC118270813 gene encoding uncharacterized protein LOC118270813 gives rise to the protein MLSTPFTRSTSCRFLSRASKKTRSAKARFFQSTGKLDQMPSRRRDDTDKSVQDIITFMKATDSDDVSTFVAKKLQCGTGWTEPYMLLRPAVPTTWLYVFRLHHSTTVEGIVEYVKVKTNWTLRVLSRPSRSSSCCNERVAAVGGGAGVARGAAALAGGRRAGGRDAGRAGAAPGRARRQLLHAHSVDHTPHCTPPCGLRAEYSAWLLLGYVHYCAGRSQAWPRAGALAWPRVRPSRAQAACVLHAHVVSPALAAAVVSTFTDGVDYRIAQGVMLWSRGGGCAWLAAALGARDAAACCAALYVASLLTAPLHSWLLCGRVALPPMAGVVCTLCTVAGPFAVGLLVSGARGPARGGPGHGVQLAALALLYAECCERLCDAEAIVYLGDVLAAFVLELCCVCVSAAWCCVYWRGGLLAPAEARLVAQCALPRWLDTRWGAECAAPGLCRLPGVFVAPTQTLLLAALGRDCDGCDGCDGCDGCEERAAVSSTS